The sequence ATCCTCCGAACAGGAACAACCGGGATTTCTATCCCTGCCATCTTTCCCACTTCACCCGCATAGGGACCAGCCGCATTGACAATCGAATTGGAAAAGAAGGCCGTTCCATCTTTTGTCTTCACTCCTTCAAGGCGATCCCCTTTCCGCAGAATCTCAACCACCTCCTGATGGAGATATGTCACACCGAGGTCTCTTGCCTTTCTTACAAATCCCTGAAGCACGCCATGTGGATCCATATACCCATCACCGGCAGAAAAAGAGGAGCCGACAAGGTCATCGGTGTTAAGATCGGGAATGAGTTGAAGTGTTTCATCGATATTGAGGAGCCGGGTCTCCACACCCAGCGATTTCTGGAAAGCCTGATGTTTCACAAGAATAGGCCAGTTCTTCTCGCTTCCGAGGAAGAGATATCCCCGGGGTTTAAAATCGATCTCAGGCCGATCTCCACCCACCTCCATCCGTTCACCGAACTCCCGATAAAAGGCGAGACTGTGTTGGGAGAGCCGTACATTTACCTCTGTGCTGAACTGCCGCCGGATGCCGCCCACACTGAGGAGGGTTGAAGCGCGCTCGTAGGAAGGATCTTTCTCAAAAACAGCAATCCTTCCCTTAAACCCGTCATTGGCAAGATGAAAGGCGATGCTCGACCCCATCACGCCGCCGCCGATGATGAGAAGGTCGAAATTCCGTTCTCGGTTCATCTATGAAATTCTCATCCCAATTTTCCTGAGCCCTTATCTGCTAAGCAACAGATTAGGAAGCCATAGGGCAACTCAAGGGGAAATATGTTTGAATTTTATTAGAAAGCTTCTGCCTAATAGATTCGATCCCTGACGGCTGGAAATTCCTTCCTGACGGACGCAACCTTCTCAATATTGATCTCTGCCTGAAGGATGCATTCCTCATCCCCGCCGCTTGCAAGAACGGTTCCCCAGGGGTTGACGATCATGCTGTGACCGCAGAACTGGATTCCCCGGTTCTTTCCCGCGCAGTTGCTTGAGATCAAGAAGGCGCTGTTCTCAATGGCCCTGATGCGGTTAAACATCAACCAGTGTTCCAACCGTGGATAGGGCCATCCCGAGGCTACCAAAAATAATTCAGCGCCTTTATCCA is a genomic window of Candidatus Eisenbacteria bacterium containing:
- a CDS encoding FAD-binding oxidoreductase; amino-acid sequence: MNRERNFDLLIIGGGVMGSSIAFHLANDGFKGRIAVFEKDPSYERASTLLSVGGIRRQFSTEVNVRLSQHSLAFYREFGERMEVGGDRPEIDFKPRGYLFLGSEKNWPILVKHQAFQKSLGVETRLLNIDETLQLIPDLNTDDLVGSSFSAGDGYMDPHGVLQGFVRKARDLGVTYLHQEVVEILRKGDRLEGVKTKDGTAFFSNSIVNAAGPYAGEVGKMAGIEIPVVPVRRMVYLLKPPRLFDYDLPLTIDTSSVYFLHETGKQILTGKSRKEEPSGFNYVWDRNYFQEAIWPSLAHRIPLFDKLKVVSGWAGLYEVNQWDSNGIIGEHPEVRGFYVAVGFSGHGFQQAPAVGKALSEWIRLRRYETVDVSPLGYERILEGRKVLEEEVI
- a CDS encoding nitrilase-related carbon-nitrogen hydrolase; the protein is LFNPDGKLIARYRKIHLFGYGSQESQILSRGSEVVVVETPLGKIGMCTCYDLRFPELFRIMLDKGAELFLVASGWPYPRLEHWLMFNRIRAIENSAFLISSNCAGKNRGIQFCGHSMIVNPWGTVLASGGDEECILQAEINIEKVASVRKEFPAVRDRIY